In Stieleria varia, one genomic interval encodes:
- the cyaB gene encoding class IV adenylate cyclase — protein MIEVEKKFPVTDRDDLLQRLNALGSISGEVEQHSDTYYQHPSRDFAQTQEALRIRRVDGVASVTYKGRRYVQADSSLKARQELEWCLGSDDHDGANMDQLLIALGFTMVATVNKLRQSFHWATGEWSDFSVTLDEVAAVGLFAEIELLVRDESQIAESTQRIAALTDALGLCQPETRSYLRMTLEQQSLNSPSS, from the coding sequence ATGATTGAAGTGGAGAAAAAGTTCCCCGTGACGGATCGCGATGACTTGCTGCAGCGTTTGAACGCGTTGGGATCGATATCCGGCGAGGTCGAGCAGCATAGCGATACCTATTACCAGCATCCATCACGTGACTTCGCCCAGACCCAGGAAGCCCTCCGGATCCGCCGAGTCGATGGAGTGGCAAGCGTGACGTACAAAGGACGCCGATACGTACAAGCTGACAGTAGTTTGAAAGCCCGCCAAGAATTGGAATGGTGTTTGGGCAGCGACGATCACGACGGCGCGAACATGGATCAACTGTTGATCGCACTGGGGTTTACCATGGTCGCGACCGTCAACAAACTTCGACAGTCGTTTCATTGGGCGACCGGCGAGTGGTCGGATTTCAGCGTGACGCTGGACGAAGTCGCCGCCGTGGGGCTCTTTGCGGAAATCGAACTACTCGTCCGTGACGAATCCCAGATCGCAGAGTCAACGCAACGAATCGCGGCTCTGACTGACGCGCTGGGTTTATGTCAACCTGAAACTCGCAGCTACCTACGCATGACCTTGGAACAACAATCGCTCAACTCACCAAGCAGCTAA
- a CDS encoding group II intron maturase-specific domain-containing protein encodes MGRWGSIGLRCRSQSVGFTTGTRPVGVWSNRTNGNSYADDFVIFTKTEAAAQRVYGSIERFLTDRLKLTVNHDKSNIRKTDGLEYVGYEFRGYGGQIRVSGKKLKAFKERASEIFRRNRGVSMESRYKAFASYERGWLGYFALDQMKTTFTNLDKCPKLINAGRRVRACYWKQWRKSKTRLKNLMSLGVSYRVARGFAMSGKGSCWLAGRASFHDVRCPVSFIQRVSGR; translated from the coding sequence GTGGGGAGATGGGGTTCGATTGGCCTGCGGTGTCGTAGCCAGTCAGTCGGATTCACCACCGGCACGAGGCCGGTTGGAGTCTGGTCAAATCGAACGAATGGTAACAGCTATGCGGACGACTTCGTGATTTTCACAAAGACCGAAGCGGCGGCGCAGCGTGTGTACGGGAGCATCGAACGCTTCTTGACCGACCGATTGAAGTTGACCGTCAACCACGACAAGAGCAACATCCGCAAAACGGATGGGCTTGAGTACGTGGGCTATGAGTTTCGTGGCTACGGCGGCCAAATACGAGTCAGTGGTAAGAAGCTGAAGGCATTCAAAGAGCGTGCCTCGGAGATCTTTCGTAGAAACCGAGGCGTCTCGATGGAATCGCGTTACAAGGCTTTCGCATCCTACGAACGGGGCTGGTTAGGGTACTTCGCGTTGGATCAAATGAAGACAACGTTCACCAACTTGGACAAATGCCCCAAACTGATCAACGCAGGCCGTCGGGTACGCGCCTGTTACTGGAAACAGTGGCGGAAATCGAAGACCCGTCTGAAGAATCTGATGTCGTTGGGCGTGTCTTATCGTGTCGCTCGTGGCTTTGCGATGAGCGGCAAGGGCTCGTGTTGGTTGGCAGGCAGAGCGTCTTTCCACGACGTCAGGTGTCCAGTGAGCTTTATCCAACGAGTATCTGGCCGCTGA
- a CDS encoding DUF1559 domain-containing protein produces MINVDAPKPRVSSLRTTRDHRRGWVISAFVEDSFIKRLNSRHYLLVIAIIAVCGLAIGFATAVGHSSRVARIMSSRNNLRQVMLGIQNYAAAYDQLPPHAIVDHNGRPEHSWRTLITPSLAAVDQLYRWDEPWDGPSNIRLAHGLDVHIDASPVDDTGAPLIKTMGPYDGPIDYAWPFRDAETNNKSSFRVHFFAIVGNETAWPDDHSITSADIHDGAENTIVIAESHSVDAYWSQPIDIRFEDMTFVVNDPVGPGISSPRKIGPLVAFADGAVFHLNPNIPPGLVRDLLTANGGETIERSQLVRDGWLR; encoded by the coding sequence ATGATCAATGTCGATGCACCCAAGCCGCGGGTGTCGTCGTTACGTACCACAAGAGACCACCGCCGCGGCTGGGTGATCTCTGCGTTCGTCGAGGATAGTTTCATCAAACGCCTAAACTCTCGACACTATCTCCTGGTCATCGCAATCATCGCCGTTTGTGGACTTGCGATCGGTTTCGCAACGGCCGTCGGTCACTCTTCGCGTGTCGCACGCATCATGTCCAGCCGCAACAATCTTCGCCAAGTGATGCTTGGTATCCAGAATTATGCTGCTGCGTACGACCAGCTTCCGCCACACGCCATTGTCGATCACAACGGCCGACCAGAACACAGCTGGCGAACGCTGATTACACCATCCCTTGCCGCCGTTGATCAACTTTATCGATGGGATGAGCCATGGGATGGTCCCTCAAATATTCGGCTTGCACACGGGCTTGACGTACACATTGATGCGTCTCCGGTCGACGACACTGGAGCTCCACTAATAAAAACCATGGGGCCGTATGACGGGCCGATCGACTATGCATGGCCTTTTCGCGACGCAGAGACGAATAACAAGTCTAGCTTCCGTGTTCATTTTTTTGCCATTGTCGGCAACGAAACGGCGTGGCCGGACGACCATTCGATTACTTCCGCCGATATTCACGACGGTGCCGAGAACACGATTGTGATTGCTGAATCACATTCGGTTGACGCATACTGGTCACAACCTATCGACATACGATTCGAAGACATGACTTTCGTGGTAAACGACCCCGTCGGCCCAGGTATCTCAAGTCCACGTAAGATTGGCCCTCTGGTCGCATTCGCTGACGGCGCGGTTTTTCATCTGAACCCGAATATACCGCCAGGCCTTGTACGAGACTTGCTAACTGCAAATGGCGGTGAAACAATAGAACGGTCACAACTCGTGCGGGATGGTTGGCTACGTTAG
- a CDS encoding group II intron maturase-specific domain-containing protein yields the protein MGRWVALGLRCRSQSVGFTTGTRPVGVWSNRTNGNSYADDFVIFTKTEAAAQRVYASTERFLTDRLKLTVNHDKSNIRKTDGLEYVGYKFRGYGGQIRVSGKKLKAFKERASEIFRRNRGVSMESRYKAFASYARGWLGYFALDQVKTTFTNLDKCPKTDQRRPSGTRLLLETVAEIEDPSEETDVVGRVLSCRSWLCDERQGLVLVGRQSVFPRRQVSSELYPTSIWPLRACLFLKSAGYRLHP from the coding sequence GTGGGGAGATGGGTTGCTTTGGGCCTGCGGTGTCGTAGCCAGTCAGTCGGATTCACCACCGGCACGAGGCCGGTTGGAGTCTGGTCAAATCGAACGAATGGTAACAGCTATGCAGACGACTTTGTGATTTTCACAAAGACCGAAGCGGCGGCGCAGCGTGTGTACGCGAGCACCGAACGCTTCTTGACCGACCGATTGAAGTTGACCGTCAACCACGACAAGAGCAACATCCGCAAAACGGATGGGCTTGAGTACGTGGGCTATAAGTTTCGTGGCTACGGCGGCCAAATACGGGTCAGTGGTAAGAAGCTGAAGGCATTCAAAGAGCGTGCCTCGGAGATCTTTCGTAGAAACCGAGGCGTCTCGATGGAATCGCGTTACAAGGCTTTCGCATCCTACGCACGGGGTTGGTTAGGGTACTTCGCGTTGGATCAAGTAAAGACAACGTTCACCAACTTAGACAAATGCCCCAAAACTGATCAACGCAGGCCGTCGGGTACGCGCCTGTTACTGGAAACAGTGGCGGAAATCGAAGACCCGTCTGAAGAAACTGATGTCGTTGGGCGTGTCTTATCGTGTCGCTCGTGGCTTTGCGATGAGCGGCAAGGGCTCGTGTTGGTTGGCAGGCAGAGCGTCTTTCCACGACGTCAGGTGTCCAGTGAGCTTTATCCAACGAGTATCTGGCCGCTGAGGGCTTGTTTATTCTTGAAGAGTGCTGGCTATCGCTTGCATCCTTGA
- a CDS encoding sensor histidine kinase, with translation MSSNDKRSDVDLLRAQYEELAELAGSLAHEIKNPLSVIHMNIDLLSEDLLEANSSDNRRSLERVDIVREQCERMEGIIRDFLRYARLRDIDLVSGNLNDQVEAVLRAYQAEAEAREIEVVRFLDNDLPVIALHSDSLQAALMNLVKNALEAMESGGQLLARTYTTQNSIALDLIDTGSGVDNNTVMHMFEPFYTTKEGGSGLGLPTARKIIEAHGGRISVQSEVGRGTKFTLEFPVPKRIVVG, from the coding sequence ATGTCCTCCAACGACAAACGTTCTGATGTCGACCTTTTGCGGGCTCAATACGAGGAGCTGGCGGAACTGGCGGGGTCACTTGCTCATGAAATCAAGAATCCACTGTCGGTGATTCACATGAACATCGACTTGTTGAGCGAGGATCTGCTCGAAGCGAACTCATCGGACAATCGTCGATCGTTGGAACGAGTCGATATCGTTCGCGAGCAATGCGAACGCATGGAAGGCATCATCCGGGACTTTCTACGCTATGCCAGACTGCGTGACATCGATTTGGTCTCCGGAAACTTGAACGATCAAGTCGAAGCGGTGCTGCGGGCTTACCAAGCCGAGGCCGAAGCTCGAGAGATCGAGGTCGTGCGATTCCTCGACAACGATTTGCCCGTCATAGCGCTGCACAGCGATTCCCTGCAAGCAGCCCTGATGAACTTGGTCAAGAATGCACTGGAAGCCATGGAGAGTGGCGGACAGTTGCTCGCGCGAACCTACACGACCCAGAACAGCATCGCGTTGGACTTGATCGACACCGGTTCGGGTGTCGATAACAACACCGTGATGCACATGTTCGAGCCCTTTTACACAACCAAGGAAGGCGGTTCGGGTTTGGGCTTGCCGACAGCTCGCAAAATCATCGAGGCGCATGGCGGCCGGATCAGCGTTCAAAGCGAAGTCGGCCGGGGGACAAAATTCACACTCGAGTTTCCCGTCCCCAAGCGGATCGTCGTCGGGTGA
- a CDS encoding DUF6892 domain-containing protein, whose amino-acid sequence MRYNPMVASQRHGAATEFDRTMRWTEATHRADEHGNHNGVARSTPPFAYREYFDAMQFADRNFRLACIDAIHCVGHLPDVFDEPESDAFADRIALLEAVVLTDELLRQLTRFSPDGGDDVYLFADPEWGAENDELYISRFDDLVLLPNLESIWVHAVTNEGAFDLSLLLECRSLKTFRADSFYVKPSDANDQIIERLVAGGVDVRID is encoded by the coding sequence ATGCGATACAATCCAATGGTCGCATCCCAGCGGCACGGTGCCGCGACGGAATTCGACAGAACCATGCGTTGGACCGAAGCGACGCATCGGGCGGATGAACATGGAAACCACAATGGCGTCGCTCGGTCAACGCCGCCGTTCGCCTACAGGGAATACTTTGACGCGATGCAGTTTGCCGACCGCAACTTCCGACTCGCTTGCATTGATGCAATTCATTGCGTTGGGCACTTGCCCGATGTTTTCGACGAGCCAGAGTCAGACGCGTTTGCTGACCGAATTGCATTGCTCGAAGCTGTCGTCCTAACGGATGAATTACTACGCCAGCTCACACGATTTTCCCCCGATGGCGGTGATGATGTGTACCTATTCGCTGATCCAGAGTGGGGGGCAGAAAACGACGAATTGTACATTTCTCGATTTGACGATCTGGTGCTGCTACCGAACTTAGAATCGATTTGGGTGCACGCTGTCACAAACGAAGGTGCGTTTGACCTTTCATTGCTGCTAGAATGCAGGTCGCTGAAGACGTTCCGCGCGGACTCATTCTACGTTAAACCGAGCGACGCGAATGACCAGATTATTGAACGGCTCGTAGCTGGCGGCGTTGACGTTCGCATAGACTAA
- a CDS encoding serine hydrolase — MTKRLHTVVPLLLMIIVVANPLSAEDQKPLDLVIKGGRIVDGSGAPWYFGDVGIDDGKIVRIGNIPQQDASEVIDANGLVVAPGFIDMMGQTASPMVENPKTAINLLTQGITTINAGEGGSAAPLSDDDGLRYGYTTMAEYFSLIESHGLPVNVVQTIGHTQVRKMVLGDVERRPSDEELHQMQDLVREAMEAGAIGVSTALIYPPAIYAQTREIAALAQVAGEYGGRYYTHMRNEGDQLLEAIDEALQIGREGNTPVHIFHLKAAGQHNWGKMQLAIARIKAARAAGHQVTADIYPYINNGLGIAALIHPRHFSQGRDQLLAKLNDPDLRAEIRAEMETTQGWENWFRHAGKDWNRIVIGRSNDPKYAQHDGESVATIATACQEDPWDTFFSLVRSGAFALPQTMSDANKILAMQQEFVSFCTDVGPAGGDRAASHPRAYGAFPRMLSRYVRDLGAISLERAVSQASAAAANDILAYDRGRIAVGLAADVIVFDYENIVDRADFRSPHAVSEGMKHVIVNGRLVLKNGEMTDATPGRVLRGPGYREEIAPYNLASGDGDPQFVNYDRSMKEFLAEHRVPGASIAVTHHGKVVFARGYGYADIAKREQVEPESLFRIASISKPITAVAILQLVEHGKLKLEDKVFDVLDYEDAIAKADHFEPRLRDITIEHLLQHRGGWDRDQSFDAMFQSVRFAEQVGVAPPADQTTVITAMLSQKLDFDPGERYAYSNLGYCMLGQVIETLTGQKYEDYVKEHVLAPIGVTDMRIGKTHLEGRAENEVRYYHSGTGESVFAGSVNERVPHPYGAWYLEAMDSHGGWLATATDLAKFAMAFDDPDHCPLLKRSSIEKMYARPEGRAGHEEDGSEKARYYSLGWSNRNIGDNRVNHWHGGSLPGTSTIMIRRHDGKNFVALLNCRQSPTPHSVSGAMDQLLHKMANEVKQWPK, encoded by the coding sequence ATGACAAAACGACTCCACACCGTCGTACCCCTCCTGCTCATGATCATCGTCGTTGCAAACCCGCTGAGTGCCGAAGACCAGAAACCGCTGGACCTTGTCATCAAGGGCGGACGCATTGTCGATGGCAGCGGCGCGCCGTGGTATTTCGGGGACGTCGGAATCGATGATGGCAAGATCGTGCGCATCGGAAACATTCCTCAACAAGATGCATCAGAAGTGATCGATGCCAACGGATTGGTGGTTGCACCCGGTTTCATCGACATGATGGGGCAGACCGCTTCGCCCATGGTGGAGAACCCAAAGACCGCTATCAACCTGCTCACACAAGGCATCACCACCATCAATGCCGGCGAAGGAGGATCGGCAGCACCGCTGAGCGACGACGATGGACTTCGCTACGGCTACACCACGATGGCCGAGTACTTCTCGCTCATCGAGTCGCACGGATTACCGGTCAACGTCGTTCAAACCATCGGTCACACGCAAGTCCGCAAGATGGTCCTGGGCGATGTCGAACGTCGCCCCAGCGACGAGGAATTGCACCAGATGCAGGACTTGGTTCGAGAAGCCATGGAGGCCGGCGCGATCGGTGTCTCCACCGCCCTGATCTATCCGCCAGCCATTTACGCCCAAACGCGTGAGATCGCGGCACTCGCCCAAGTCGCCGGCGAGTACGGCGGACGCTACTACACGCACATGCGGAACGAGGGAGACCAGTTGCTCGAAGCGATCGATGAAGCGTTGCAGATCGGTCGCGAAGGAAACACCCCCGTTCATATCTTTCACCTCAAAGCCGCCGGTCAACACAACTGGGGCAAAATGCAGTTGGCCATTGCACGCATCAAAGCGGCTCGCGCGGCCGGACATCAGGTCACTGCCGACATTTATCCTTACATCAACAACGGCTTGGGAATCGCCGCGCTGATTCATCCGCGTCATTTTTCGCAGGGACGAGATCAACTGTTGGCAAAACTGAATGATCCCGACTTGAGAGCGGAGATCCGCGCCGAGATGGAAACCACACAAGGATGGGAGAACTGGTTTCGACATGCGGGCAAAGACTGGAATCGCATCGTGATCGGGCGAAGCAATGACCCCAAGTACGCCCAGCACGACGGCGAATCGGTCGCAACCATCGCCACGGCATGCCAAGAAGATCCCTGGGACACGTTCTTCTCGCTCGTCCGCAGTGGAGCCTTTGCATTGCCCCAGACCATGAGCGATGCGAACAAGATCTTGGCCATGCAACAGGAGTTCGTTTCGTTCTGCACCGACGTCGGTCCCGCCGGTGGCGACCGCGCCGCGTCCCACCCACGCGCCTACGGTGCCTTTCCACGCATGCTGTCACGATACGTTCGCGACCTGGGTGCGATCTCGTTGGAACGCGCCGTCTCTCAAGCCAGCGCGGCGGCCGCAAACGACATCCTGGCATACGACCGAGGCCGCATCGCCGTCGGATTGGCCGCCGATGTGATCGTGTTCGACTACGAAAACATCGTCGATCGAGCCGACTTTCGATCTCCGCACGCTGTCTCCGAAGGAATGAAGCATGTGATCGTCAACGGCCGTTTGGTCCTCAAGAACGGCGAGATGACCGACGCAACGCCAGGACGCGTGCTGCGTGGGCCGGGCTATCGCGAGGAAATCGCCCCGTACAACCTCGCCTCCGGTGATGGCGATCCGCAATTCGTAAACTACGATCGGTCGATGAAAGAGTTCCTGGCCGAGCATCGCGTCCCAGGGGCGTCCATCGCAGTAACGCATCACGGCAAAGTCGTCTTTGCCAGAGGCTACGGTTACGCGGACATTGCCAAGCGCGAACAGGTCGAGCCGGAAAGCCTATTTCGGATCGCCAGCATTTCAAAACCCATCACCGCCGTCGCAATCCTGCAGTTGGTCGAACATGGCAAGCTGAAGCTGGAGGACAAAGTGTTCGACGTCCTGGACTACGAAGATGCGATCGCCAAGGCCGACCATTTCGAGCCACGCTTGCGTGACATCACGATCGAACATCTGCTGCAGCATCGTGGTGGATGGGATCGAGATCAATCGTTTGATGCAATGTTCCAATCCGTCCGCTTTGCAGAACAAGTTGGCGTCGCGCCGCCGGCGGACCAAACCACTGTGATCACTGCGATGTTGTCCCAGAAACTTGATTTCGATCCGGGTGAACGATACGCGTACTCCAACCTCGGTTACTGCATGCTCGGCCAAGTCATCGAGACATTGACGGGACAAAAGTACGAGGACTATGTCAAAGAACACGTCCTTGCACCGATCGGTGTGACCGACATGCGGATCGGCAAGACGCATTTGGAGGGACGTGCCGAGAACGAAGTGCGTTACTATCACTCCGGCACCGGCGAGTCGGTGTTCGCCGGCAGCGTGAACGAACGTGTTCCGCATCCTTATGGGGCATGGTATCTCGAAGCGATGGACTCGCACGGCGGTTGGCTTGCCACGGCAACGGACTTGGCAAAGTTCGCGATGGCGTTTGACGATCCCGATCACTGCCCACTGCTCAAACGCAGCAGCATCGAAAAGATGTACGCGAGGCCCGAGGGACGTGCCGGTCACGAAGAGGACGGCAGTGAAAAAGCACGCTACTACTCACTCGGCTGGAGCAATCGCAACATCGGCGACAACCGTGTGAACCATTGGCATGGCGGATCGCTTCCGGGAACCTCCACCATCATGATCCGCCGCCACGACGGCAAGAATTTCGTCGCACTGTTGAACTGTCGTCAAAGCCCCACCCCGCACTCGGTCAGCGGAGCCATGGATCAATTGCTGCACAAAATGGCCAACGAAGTCAAACAGTGGCCCAAGTAA
- a CDS encoding type II toxin-antitoxin system RelE/ParE family toxin: MHVEIRDEARDDLVDGAIFYGEQSADLDQYFLKCLREDIEKLQSSVGIHEQYRGFHRSLSVRFPYAIYYLVSEELVDVVAILDCRSDPAAIDSRLGRTKP, translated from the coding sequence ATGCACGTCGAGATCAGGGATGAGGCACGTGATGATCTCGTTGACGGTGCCATCTTCTACGGTGAACAGTCTGCTGATCTGGATCAGTATTTTCTGAAATGCCTGCGAGAAGACATCGAGAAACTCCAGTCGAGCGTCGGTATCCATGAGCAATACCGCGGTTTCCACCGATCACTGTCTGTACGTTTCCCTTACGCGATCTACTATTTGGTTTCTGAAGAGCTTGTAGACGTCGTCGCAATCTTGGATTGCCGTAGTGATCCAGCAGCGATCGATTCTCGACTCGGACGAACCAAGCCATGA
- a CDS encoding integron integrase yields MTVLQFEKEVLLSAQFGENDKTWFPRWVRRYSLTLRKGLDGELAVNRGSVIRFSKALLASGAPAWQRWQAVRALECYRDLVLKRSEPDLSDIVATLARLGKRERNIELDAPPTAEELARLRGNVNRSEPLLIQTMRGEMRVLHYAMATERAYVRWVKRFMTHVGSEKLEQFNELDIATFLTALATRDQVSASTQTQAQSGILFLYQCILGKRLGFIDAVRVKRPETLPVWFSREEIGKLLDQLTGMHRLMFLLMYGSGLRHKECRRLRIKDICFDAKHIVVRDGKGEKDRVTFLPEQAIAELKRQIETAERMHHRDVADGFEQVYLPYALGRKYPNACKELGWKWVFPSRQRSRDKRSGQVWRHHISEEQFANALKAAQKAAGITKNGVPHSLRHSFATHLVEDGTDLATVQKLMGHKDIETTMKYVHVDVGFDGRLQSPIDRLMQQGGCLGGGNASRVASL; encoded by the coding sequence ATGACGGTTCTTCAATTTGAAAAAGAGGTTTTGCTTTCAGCACAATTTGGGGAAAATGACAAGACTTGGTTTCCCAGGTGGGTAAGGCGATATTCGTTGACTTTGCGAAAAGGGCTTGATGGTGAGTTGGCGGTCAATCGGGGCTCCGTGATCCGCTTTTCCAAAGCTTTGCTTGCCAGCGGTGCCCCGGCATGGCAGCGTTGGCAAGCGGTCCGGGCACTTGAGTGCTATCGGGATCTGGTATTGAAGCGATCTGAGCCTGACCTGTCAGACATCGTGGCGACACTGGCACGGCTGGGAAAGCGAGAGAGAAATATCGAATTGGACGCACCACCAACCGCCGAGGAACTTGCTCGATTGCGGGGGAACGTCAATCGCTCTGAGCCGCTCTTGATCCAAACCATGCGGGGTGAAATGCGAGTCCTGCACTATGCAATGGCGACGGAGAGGGCCTACGTGCGTTGGGTCAAGCGATTCATGACGCACGTCGGTTCGGAGAAGTTGGAGCAGTTCAATGAACTCGACATTGCCACCTTCCTAACAGCCCTGGCAACACGCGATCAAGTGTCCGCGAGCACTCAAACGCAAGCGCAGTCGGGGATTCTGTTTCTGTATCAGTGCATTTTGGGAAAACGTTTGGGGTTCATTGACGCGGTAAGAGTGAAGCGTCCGGAGACGTTGCCGGTTTGGTTCAGCCGCGAAGAAATCGGAAAGCTGTTGGATCAATTGACCGGCATGCACCGTTTGATGTTCTTGTTGATGTACGGGTCGGGACTTCGGCACAAGGAGTGCCGTCGGCTGCGGATCAAGGACATTTGCTTTGACGCCAAGCACATCGTGGTGCGTGATGGTAAAGGGGAGAAGGATCGAGTGACGTTTTTGCCGGAGCAGGCGATTGCGGAATTGAAGCGTCAGATTGAAACAGCGGAGCGCATGCATCACAGGGACGTTGCCGACGGATTTGAGCAGGTGTATTTGCCGTACGCATTGGGTCGCAAGTATCCCAATGCGTGCAAGGAACTGGGTTGGAAATGGGTCTTTCCTTCTCGTCAGCGCAGTCGAGACAAACGCAGTGGTCAGGTTTGGCGGCACCATATCAGCGAGGAGCAGTTTGCCAATGCTTTGAAAGCGGCGCAGAAAGCGGCCGGGATTACAAAGAACGGGGTGCCGCACTCACTTCGTCACAGTTTCGCGACGCATCTGGTCGAGGACGGGACGGATTTGGCCACGGTGCAAAAGCTGATGGGGCACAAAGACATTGAAACGACGATGAAGTATGTGCATGTCGACGTGGGATTTGATGGCCGCTTGCAAAGTCCGATCGATCGGTTGATGCAACAGGGAGGTTGCCTTGGTGGTGGCAACGCAAGCCGTGTAGCGTCGTTGTGA
- a CDS encoding type II toxin-antitoxin system RelE/ParE family toxin, with amino-acid sequence MFPESGSIVPEYCWDDVREVFVHSYRLIHQLHGNEIRILTVCHGANPLPPTPPEIR; translated from the coding sequence ATGTTCCCTGAATCTGGGTCGATAGTTCCTGAATATTGCTGGGACGACGTACGGGAGGTCTTCGTGCATTCCTACCGGCTCATTCATCAACTCCACGGTAACGAAATACGCATTCTGACTGTGTGCCATGGTGCAAACCCGCTTCCTCCAACACCACCAGAAATCCGATAA
- a CDS encoding leucine-rich repeat domain-containing protein: MLGDAGRSPTENMFLRCVPSNWPSIAVAIAVALTQCVAPAEDRVEAIRQTGAFVRVDDRNRVVEVNAAFSDFENNDMRLLASHTKLRELNLNRQPIEASGVVEISNLRSLQRLTLGRTEITDSCLPTIATLTELQSLHLHNTRITDQKLDELSSLQKLKELSLSDTNVTNEGVASIANLESLEELYLENLRVSDEGIGKLKGLRKLRILVIIGTDVTDKGILTVAGFPKLQMLFLDNTGITNAGVSELCKLRHLRVLYLDNTNIGDAALVPLAGVASLRSLSLTGTRVTDVGLNAFKQKRPDVAVVFSDSGGEPSVATEAAN; this comes from the coding sequence GTGCTCGGTGACGCCGGTCGTTCCCCGACTGAAAACATGTTCCTTCGTTGCGTACCATCGAATTGGCCATCAATCGCCGTTGCTATTGCGGTCGCTCTAACGCAATGCGTCGCCCCAGCGGAGGACCGAGTCGAAGCAATCCGCCAAACCGGTGCCTTTGTGCGCGTTGATGACCGGAATCGAGTCGTCGAAGTAAACGCGGCGTTTTCAGATTTCGAAAACAACGACATGCGTCTCCTGGCCAGCCATACAAAGCTGCGTGAGTTGAATCTCAACCGGCAACCCATTGAGGCAAGTGGTGTTGTGGAAATATCAAATCTGCGTTCTTTGCAGCGACTGACTCTAGGCCGTACCGAAATCACGGACTCGTGCCTGCCAACAATCGCGACGCTTACAGAACTTCAATCACTGCATCTGCACAACACGAGGATTACCGATCAGAAGTTGGACGAACTTTCGTCGCTCCAGAAACTCAAGGAGCTGAGCCTATCTGATACGAACGTCACGAACGAAGGTGTCGCCTCAATTGCTAACCTCGAAAGCCTTGAAGAACTTTATCTTGAAAACCTGCGGGTCTCGGACGAAGGGATTGGGAAACTCAAAGGGTTGAGAAAACTACGAATCCTCGTGATTATTGGCACTGACGTCACTGACAAGGGGATCTTAACCGTTGCCGGATTCCCGAAACTTCAGATGCTGTTTCTCGACAACACTGGGATCACAAACGCTGGAGTCAGCGAACTATGCAAACTGCGGCATCTTCGTGTGCTGTACCTTGACAATACCAATATTGGTGATGCAGCCTTAGTTCCGCTTGCTGGGGTTGCCTCACTAAGGAGCTTGAGTTTAACGGGTACGCGAGTGACCGACGTTGGTCTCAACGCGTTCAAGCAGAAACGACCGGACGTAGCGGTCGTATTTAGCGATTCGGGCGGGGAACCATCGGTTGCAACGGAGGCCGCGAATTGA
- a CDS encoding addiction module protein, which produces MSLESMLASLTPEEKLNAMDILWRDLSANPARLSSPDWHGDILAHRIANPSSVPRLPIDAAFDDVRERLNARRDQG; this is translated from the coding sequence ATGTCACTTGAGAGTATGCTAGCGTCACTTACGCCCGAAGAGAAGCTAAACGCGATGGACATCCTGTGGCGGGATTTATCAGCGAATCCTGCTCGCCTTTCCTCGCCCGATTGGCATGGCGATATATTGGCTCATCGGATCGCAAACCCTTCTAGCGTGCCTAGACTTCCGATCGATGCTGCCTTCGATGATGTCAGGGAGCGATTGAATGCACGTCGAGATCAGGGATGA